The following proteins are co-located in the Malus sylvestris chromosome 13, drMalSylv7.2, whole genome shotgun sequence genome:
- the LOC126595204 gene encoding stemmadenine O-acetyltransferase-like: protein MDLVQQLLPLDPYNIRMDKAVAAMAVQLNFFDCGGMGIGICLSHKIADGATLSSFLDAWATRSRGVFENITPSLNSATIFPPRDKQIFMPSDLIKREKFVTKRFVFDASSLAKLKVKASKGLCTDGRAPSRVEALTALICKSSMNAKIGTLGRGRSSMAISHVMKANQSCMRKVIRKIDDDCVRKLQGEDGFSHACEPLKETSELVSEGEVEFFRFSSWIRFSLYNTDFGWGKPTWACISNVPIKNVVILLSSSSGDGIEAWVTLDEEDMAKFERDHELLEFVSVAPSS, encoded by the exons ATGGATTTAGTGCAACAACTTCTTCCACTTGATCCCTACAATATTAGAATGGACAAGGCAGTTGCAGCCATGGCCGTTCAATTGAACTTCTTTGACTGCGGTGGCATGGGCATTGGAATCTGCCTTTCCCACAAGATCGCAGATGGTGCAACATTGTCTTCGTTCCTTGATGCTTGGGCTACAAGGTCACGCGGTGTTTTTGAAAACATCACTCCCTCCCTAAATTCAGCCACCATCTTTCCACCTAGGGACAAACAAATCTTCATGCCATCCGATTTGATCAAGAGAGAAAAGTTCGTGACAAAGAGGTTTGTGTTTGATGCATCCAGCTTGGCCAAGCTGAAAGTCAAAGCATCCAAGGGATTGTGCACGGACGGCCGTGCTCCTTCTCGTGTGGAAGCTCTGACAGCCCTTATATGCAAGTCGAGCATGAACGCAAAGATTGGTACATTGGGTAGGGGCAGGTCATCAATGGCGATATCCCATGTG ATGAAAGCAAACCAGAGTTGCATGAGGAAAGTAATAAGGAAGATCGATGATGATTGTGTGAGGAAACTGCAAGGTGAAGATGGGTTTTCGCATGCTTGTGAGCCTCTAAAAGAAACGAGTGAATTGGTCTCGGAAGGAGAGGTTGAGTTTTTCAGGTTCAGCAGTTGGATTAGGTTTTCCCTATACAACACTGATTTTGGATGGGGAAAACCCACCTGGGCATGCATTAGTAATGTGCCAATCAAGAATGTTGTCATACTGTTGAGTAGTAGCTCGGGTGACGGAATAGAGGCATGGGTGACCTTGGACGAAGAAGACATGGCTAAATTTGAACGTGATCACGAGCTCCTAGAATTTGTTTCTGTGGCACCAAGCTCTTAA
- the LOC126596888 gene encoding serine/threonine protein phosphatase 2A 57 kDa regulatory subunit B' theta isoform-like produces the protein MIKNLIGKLPRKPSKSAENRESGGSSATTLNASSIGSRSGDVGNRPINSNSVPLSGLDSDSNLGYGHGSKLPQLVNSSLNSVTTSYEAFPAFRDVPNSEKHHLFVKKLNLCCVVFDFTDPTKNLREKDIKRQTLLELVDYVTSANGKFNEIIVQEVVKVVTVNLFRSFSPQPRENKVLEGFDVEEEEPLMDPAWSHLQIVYELFLRFVASPETDAKVAKKYIDQSFVLKLLDLFDSEDPREREYLKTILHRVYGKFMVHRPFIRKAINNIFFRFIFETEKHNGIAELLEVLGSIINGFALPLKEEHKLFLVQALIPLHKPRCLQMYHQQLSYCISQFVEKDCKLADTVIRGLLKYWPITNSSKEVMFLSELEETLEATQPAEFQTCMVPLFRQISRCLSSSQFQVAERALYLWNNDHIEDLIRQNRKVILPIIFPALEKNGHNHWNQVARRLTLNIRKIYSDIDPELFEECLLKFQEDEAKEEEIKAKHVATWKHLEEIAASNAVSSEAVVGRLDPTQTSPS, from the exons ATGATCAAGAATTTAATTGGTAAGCTTCCTAGGAAGCCGTCTAAGTCAGCCGAGAATCGTGAATCTGGGGGTTCATCTGCCACTACATTGAATGCTTCCTCAATAGGTTCAAGAAGCGGTGATGTAGGGAATAGGCCAATTAATTCAAATAGCGTACCTCTTTCGGGCCTTGATTCTGATTCAAATTTAGGATATGGCCATGGAAGTAAGCTCCCTCAACTTGTCAACTCAAGTCTGAATTCTGTTACCACTTCTTATGAAGCGTTTCCAGCTTTTAGAGATGTACCAAACTCCGAGAAGCATCACTTGTTTGTGAAAAAGCTGAACTTATGTTGTGTGGTGTTTGACTTCACTGACCCAACGAAAAATCTGAGAGAAAAAGACATCAAGCGGCAGACGTTGCTAGAGCTTGTAGATTATGTTACTTCTGCAAATGGAAAGTTCAATGAAATCATAGTGCAAGAAGTTGTAAAGGTGGTGACTGTGAATTTGTTCAGGTCATTCTCTCCACAGCCCCGTGAGAATAAGGTTTTAGAAGGATTTGatgtggaggaggaggagcctTTGATGGACCCTGCATGGTCACACTTACAGATTGTGTACGAACTTTTTCTGAGGTTTGTTGCATCGCCCGAGACAGATGCAAAGGTCGCTAAGAAGTACATTGATCAGTCTTTTGTTCTCAAATTATTGGATCTCTTTGATTCTGAGGATCCTAGGGAAAGGGAGTACTTAAAAACAATTCTGCATCGTGTCTATGGAAAGTTTATGGTGCATCGCCCATTCATTAGGAAGGCGATCAACAATATatttttccgatttatttttgaaacagaAAAGCACAATGGGATTGCTGAGCTTTTAGAGGTTTTGGGCAGTATAATCAATGGATTTGCTCTTCCGCTTAAAGAAGAACACAAACTTTTCCTAGTTCAGGCTCTGATCCCCCTTCACAAACCAAGATGCTTACAAATGTACCATCAGCAGTTGTCCTACTGCATTTCACAGTTTGTCGAGAAAGATTGCAAGCTTGCAGATACTGTTATAAGAGGGCTGTTAAAGTACTGGCCAATCACAAATAGTTCAAAGGAAGTCATGTTCCTAAGTGAGCTCGAGGAAACTTTAGAAGCAACTCAGCCAGCAGAATTTCAAACATGTATGGTACCACTCTTCCGCCAAATATCTCGTTGCTTGAGCAGTTCACAATTTCAG GTGGCAGAGAGGGCCTTGTACTTGTGGAACAATGACCACATCGAGGACTTAATCAGACAAAACCGTAAAGTCATATTGCCCATTATCTTTCCTGCTTTGGAGAAGAATGGCCACAACCACTGGAACCAAGTGGCGCGGAGGTTGACGTTAAACATCCGTAAAATCTACTCTGACATTGATCCTGAGCTATTTGAGGAGTGTTTGCTCAAATTtcaagaagatgaagcaaaagAGGAGGAGATTAAAGCAAAACATGTAGCCACCTGGAAGCACTTAGAAGAGATTGCTGCTTCTAACGCTGTTAGCAGTGAAGCAGTTGTTGGCCGCTTGGACCCAACCCAGACATCTCCAAGCTAA